The sequence GGTATAAAGTCGCCTACGGGTAAAATGCGTACCGCCAGCTTACGCTCTAACTTAGATGTGTCTAACTTAGAGCTGCCGAGCGTCGAACCTTCTAGCTTAGAGCCTTCGAGTATCAGAGCCTGCTGAGCACGACTTTGCTGGGCCCAGCGCTGCTGCAGCGGCGTTTGCACATAGAGGGCGGGGCTAAATTCGGCACCCCGATCGCAATATTGCCCTTGGCCATCTTTCGCATCAACGGCCGCCCAATATAAGGTCAACAAGTCACCGTAGCCGATAAGCTTGGCATCGTATTCCACCCGCACCACTTGGCGGCGGGTGTGCTGACGACTGGATTGTATCCAGCCCACATCAAGTTGCTTAATGCCCTCTCGCTCGGCAAACAAGGCTTCCATCACCCAAAAACTGCCGCCGGCAAATATCGCCTGAGCCGCTAACAGCGGGCCACTGATACTGAACATCATCAACGCCATCAGTAAATTTTTTATCACTTACCATCCTTTTTCAAACGGGCCTTGGTTGCTCTACTTACCTGTACTTATAGTGCAGTTCGGCCCCTGTCCGCTTAGCGACTTAGCGACTTAGCGACTTAGCGACTTAGCGACTTAGCGACTTAGCGAAGAGTATGCTAACCGAATGCCCTTAGATGAAAACTCTTTTTAATGTTTCAGGCTCATGTTTGGACACCCAACGCTCGACTTTAGGCGTCATATTGGAGATTACCCTACGCCTTTAAACCCCCAAGCCTCGACACTCGGTAAGCCTTTGATACCGCGCCTTAACACACATTTATTACTCGTTTTCGATATTACACGCATTGTAATGCTTTATTACATGGGCGGTAGTAGACTGCCCCCGATCAAACCTAGGTCAAAAAAATAAAAATAATTCTTCGTTATCAGTACTTAAGCCGAACACACAGCTAAGCTTTTACTATAAGAAGCCCTAATACTTGGTGGCGCTAAGGGGTCATTGATGGGAACAGTACCAAACGTTGAACAAGCCACACTGCACAGCACTGAGCCAGCTCCTACTGTGACTCGGCGACGGTATTGGCGACTATTTTTTTGGCTACTCGTGCTCGCCATCCTCACGACGGCAGGCGGACTGCTGGCTTATGAGATGCGTACCTCTTGGTTGCAGGCCCGCGAGATCCCGCGCTACGCCAACAGCTTAAGCTATTCATTGGAGCCAGGATCCAGTGAAGCGATCAGCTTTCCCAAACATGGTCCTTTCGATCAACGCTTAGGCTACGCTCGCTTGCCGGATTTATTGGCGCGCCTTAAAAACCAACAGTTTATGATTACTCAACAGGTGCAGTTTTCACCCGCGCTGCAACAATATACCAGTCATGGTCTGTTTCCTCCTTACTTAGAGAAAACCCAGACCGGGCTATTTGTAGGCGATTGTCGCCGTGAGCCTATCTATGACTACCTTTATCCACAGCGCCATTACAGGGACTTTGCCAGCATTGCTCCCTTGGTGGTGAACACGCTGTTATTTATTGAAAACCGCGACTTGTTAAGCTCGGACTTTCCGGCCATTAACCCCGCCGTAGATTGGCCGCGTTTTACTAAGGCGGCATTGTCCCAATTAGGCCGTGCGCTCGATCTGCAAGATGACTCGGCCGGCGGCAGTACCTTGGCCACGCAAATAGAAAAATTTCGCCACTCTCCTGGCGGTAGAACCCAATCGGCCAGTGAAAAACTGCGCCAGATGATTTCCGCCAGTGTGCGCGCCTATCAAAATGGCCCCGAGACCTTAGCGGCACGCCAAAATATTGCCCTCGCCTATTTAAACTCGGTGCCATTGGCAGCCGCCCCCGGCCACGGTGAAATTAACGGCATCGGCGATGGTCTTTGGTTATGGTTTGGCGCCGAGCTGGATGAAGTAAACCGCTTATTAGATGCAAACGCAGCGCCCACCGAGCAACTTGCTGAGCAAGGCTTGGCGCTGCGCCAAGTGATAGCATTAATGATTGCCCAACGCCGCCCCTCTTATTACTTACATTCAGGGCGCGAGGATTTACACCAGTTAACCGACAGTTATCTGCGCATACAAGCGCAGGCAGACATGATAAGCCTAGCCTTGCGCGATGCGGCCTTGACTCAACGGCTGGAGTTTCGTAATTTCAGTACGCATCCTGTTACCCAATATGTAGAAAACAGCAAAACCCTATTAGTGACCCGGGGCCGCTTAGCTAACTTACTGGGCATGTCATTTTATGAACTGGACCGCTTAGACTTATCCGCCAGCACCACGCTCAATGCCGAGTTACAGCAAAAAGTGACCGATTACTTACAACAACTGGCGGATCCTGATGTGGCCCGCGCCATCGGTTTATACGGCGAGCGCTTGTTATCACCGGAAAAAACTGCCGATGTGCGCTACAGTTTTACGCTGTTTGAGCGTGGCCAGCAGGGTTTTTATGTGCGAGTGCAAACCGATAACACCTTACAGCCTTTTGATATTAACGAAGGCAGCAAGTTGGAGCTGGGCTCTACCGCTAAGCTCAGGGTGATGGCCACCTATCTAGAGATTATTGCCGAGTTACACCAGCAATATGCAGGCTTTTCACCAGAAAAATTGCGCGAGCTTAAACCCGCGACCCAAGATTATTTGAGCCAGTGGGCGATTCAATACTTATTACGCAACTCAGACCGCGCCTTGCCGCCCATGCTGGATGCAGCCTTAGCGCGGCGCTATTCCGCCAGTACCGGCGAGCGATTCTTTACCGGCGGCGGCTTGCATACCTTTAATAACTTTCGCCGCCAAGATAATAGCCGAAACCCGACCATGATTGAGGCGCTGCGCGAGTCTATTAACCTGCCCTTTATTCGGGTAATGCGCGATATTGTGCGCTACAGCATTTATCAAAATGAAAACCGTGCACAACTGCTGAGTGATGATAAAAACCCTGAACGCCAAGCGTATTTAAGCCGCTTTGCCGACCGCGAAGGTCGAGTATTTTTACTGCGCTTTTGGCGTAAATACCAAAACAAAACTACCGATGAGCAGTTAAATCATTTCTTTGATGGCCTGCGCCCCACCGCCACTCGCTTAGCGGCGGTGCACCGTTATTTATTACCGAACGCCAGCCGAGCTGAATTTGATGCCTTTATCAAACAGCGTTTACCAAGTGCGGCGCTCAATGAAAAAAGGCTGCAGCAACTATACGACAGCTATGGACCCGGTGCTTATAACCTTGCAGATCAAGGCTACATTGCTCGTGTGCACCCGTTAGAGCTGTGGTTATTAAGTTATCTGCAGCAGCACCCAGAGACGCGCTTTAGTGACGCCGCCGATGCCAGTATTGAGCAGCGCCAAGAGGTGTACGCTTGGTTATTTAAAACCCGCCACCGCAGTGCGCGTGACTCTCGTATTCGCACCATGTTGGAGATCGAAGCCTTTAGCGATATTCATCAACGTTGGCAGCAGCTGGGCTTTCCGTTTGATAGTTTAGTGCCCTCACTGGCCACCGCCATTGGTAGCTCTGGCGACAAACCAGTAGCACTGGCAGAGCTAGTGGGTATTATTTTAAACGATGGCATACGCCTGCCGACGGTGCGCATGGATCAACTGCACTTTGCTGCCAATACGCCTTATGAAACTCAGCTGGCACCGCAATTACAGCAAGCGAAACGCGTGATGCATAAAGACGTGGCAGTCGTGTTGAAAAATGCGCTGTCGCAAGTGGTAGAAGGCGGAACCGCGCGCCGCTTGCAAGGCAGCTTTACCTCCAGCGATGGCAACCCGCTCACCTTAGGGGGTAAAACCGGCACCGGTGACAATCGTATTCAAACCGTGAGTCGTTATGGCCAAGTGCTCACCTCTCAGGCCCGTAACCGCACCGCCACTTTTGTGTTTTATTTGGGCGAACACCATTTTGGTACCCTGACCGCCTACGTACCGGGCTCAGAGTCAGATAAATTTACCTTTACCTCGGCGCTACCGGTACAAGTATTAAAAGGCATGGAGCCGCTATTGCGCCCCTACCTTAATGCCGGTAACCACAGCGGTTGTACTGCACCAGAAATTACCGGCTCAGGCGTCATCGACCCCGATCTGTTGGAACTAAAAGCGCTGGTATTTAACACTTCCACTACTGATAATTTAGTCAGTCGCACCAGCCAGTGAGCTCACTCATCCAACCACTATCTTAAAAGAGGCGCTTAGCGCCTCTTTTTTTACCCGCTATAAATTGTTTGCTGCATTTTCCTCAAGCTGCACACATTACCTAGTGAGTATGCTTTTGCTAACATAAGCGACTTTTTGCCGTTAACGGAAGCTTGTTATGCCTGATGTTTCTCCGCCTAAGCCCAGCACTTTGCCTGGGCCTTATTTACCCCTGATCCCCTCATTGGCTAATCCCATCTTGCAGGCAGAACTGACG comes from Oceanisphaera profunda and encodes:
- a CDS encoding peptide-methionine (S)-S-oxide reductase, with protein sequence MIKNLLMALMMFSISGPLLAAQAIFAGGSFWVMEALFAEREGIKQLDVGWIQSSRQHTRRQVVRVEYDAKLIGYGDLLTLYWAAVDAKDGQGQYCDRGAEFSPALYVQTPLQQRWAQQSRAQQALILEGSKLEGSTLGSSKLDTSKLERKLAVRILPVGDFIPAQARHQHYHRQHPWLYANYRRRCGYPAGEKLTVPARANVPFATTALSAQQ
- a CDS encoding transglycosylase domain-containing protein, yielding MGTVPNVEQATLHSTEPAPTVTRRRYWRLFFWLLVLAILTTAGGLLAYEMRTSWLQAREIPRYANSLSYSLEPGSSEAISFPKHGPFDQRLGYARLPDLLARLKNQQFMITQQVQFSPALQQYTSHGLFPPYLEKTQTGLFVGDCRREPIYDYLYPQRHYRDFASIAPLVVNTLLFIENRDLLSSDFPAINPAVDWPRFTKAALSQLGRALDLQDDSAGGSTLATQIEKFRHSPGGRTQSASEKLRQMISASVRAYQNGPETLAARQNIALAYLNSVPLAAAPGHGEINGIGDGLWLWFGAELDEVNRLLDANAAPTEQLAEQGLALRQVIALMIAQRRPSYYLHSGREDLHQLTDSYLRIQAQADMISLALRDAALTQRLEFRNFSTHPVTQYVENSKTLLVTRGRLANLLGMSFYELDRLDLSASTTLNAELQQKVTDYLQQLADPDVARAIGLYGERLLSPEKTADVRYSFTLFERGQQGFYVRVQTDNTLQPFDINEGSKLELGSTAKLRVMATYLEIIAELHQQYAGFSPEKLRELKPATQDYLSQWAIQYLLRNSDRALPPMLDAALARRYSASTGERFFTGGGLHTFNNFRRQDNSRNPTMIEALRESINLPFIRVMRDIVRYSIYQNENRAQLLSDDKNPERQAYLSRFADREGRVFLLRFWRKYQNKTTDEQLNHFFDGLRPTATRLAAVHRYLLPNASRAEFDAFIKQRLPSAALNEKRLQQLYDSYGPGAYNLADQGYIARVHPLELWLLSYLQQHPETRFSDAADASIEQRQEVYAWLFKTRHRSARDSRIRTMLEIEAFSDIHQRWQQLGFPFDSLVPSLATAIGSSGDKPVALAELVGIILNDGIRLPTVRMDQLHFAANTPYETQLAPQLQQAKRVMHKDVAVVLKNALSQVVEGGTARRLQGSFTSSDGNPLTLGGKTGTGDNRIQTVSRYGQVLTSQARNRTATFVFYLGEHHFGTLTAYVPGSESDKFTFTSALPVQVLKGMEPLLRPYLNAGNHSGCTAPEITGSGVIDPDLLELKALVFNTSTTDNLVSRTSQ